One genomic window of Xanthobacter dioxanivorans includes the following:
- a CDS encoding AAA family ATPase, whose translation MSDLFLRSVRFTDFRTFGKFEAELAPAPGLTLLVGTNGLGKSSFFDALEWGLTGEVRRFKSYMGAANQGKYLTRRGAATGTHEVHLGFSDDTAISRAPGVDLTSAAVIELLKREVWTAQIQDIGTYLAFTHFLGQAAQQRFTSRDSAEQWESLKGPSGIDRLDEVRRGLRGRATEMAFNRRVKRENEAIEEINRQLTEWRGWRVRLNRLRESADASGALPAPEFDKRLDELTAAVAKLDPTLAVRPDVTQSDRLASLKAALDALRQDTVPRRAVMDALADVPERYSAHAEAANPEAEPLVSAGKAKAQAEDALTEAEAAASEARELGSTAAATVADRDADLRALETARADIELAARAEADAVRLEDERQSLDTELTRLQAELQALDVELTAIRQRAAALAGLEAAAKAAAAIATLARQLPSLRDQAAASADARAEADRNAEGARANLTTLTVDRDRLAPELESARSALTSARERASVVAAAVAQIASHLHDDDVECPVCRSAFEPGGLRLVAQEASRAQDALLAAAEARHAGLAQQLEDANQGIVSAEAVLRVAEEARTRAEADSLAVAALEARIRAALPDSGDLIAGAAHAEQRTTASLAGGRAVAADDAARQATAVARRDDLRRDIPLLSQRVAAHRDQIAARRAAARSAGERLSAAGYSGVGFEEIDRRLVAARVAQATAETAHLQAETKAREAAEAEALTRTRRDAAQDALRRLVAAREAAAQTLNALAIRWQRAGLPDAPNATALESALSALAETMRDIDRLEGERALLVAAYEVTVRDQEIETLVADMEKLGGPGTADAPGGHETSLGSQLKAAQDALTLTQSTHTAVTAFADKLRDEATSFSTKFLTPLNGLIDDFNEALLSTPGESVRLNAAYHKDRTQFDMGLHYRDPLDDAIYDTGLPPQVVLSEGQLAANGFSILCAASTAYPWSRWRALLLDDPLQHNDIIHAAAFVDLMRNLVELQNYQLIMSSHDRGEAEFIRRKFDAAGLPCSVIALTAPSKSGVRYLPPHHNSAARDVLADSLARSA comes from the coding sequence GTGAGCGATCTGTTTCTGAGATCGGTGCGCTTCACGGACTTCCGGACGTTTGGGAAGTTCGAGGCCGAGCTGGCGCCCGCGCCCGGATTGACGCTGCTGGTGGGCACCAACGGTTTGGGGAAGAGCAGCTTCTTCGATGCGCTCGAGTGGGGCCTGACGGGAGAGGTCAGGCGGTTCAAGAGCTACATGGGCGCCGCCAACCAGGGCAAGTATCTGACCCGCCGTGGCGCGGCCACTGGGACCCACGAGGTCCATCTCGGCTTCAGCGACGACACGGCCATTTCGCGAGCTCCGGGCGTCGACCTGACATCCGCTGCGGTCATCGAACTCCTGAAGCGAGAGGTGTGGACTGCTCAGATCCAGGACATCGGCACCTATCTGGCGTTCACCCACTTCCTCGGCCAGGCTGCCCAGCAGCGGTTCACCAGCCGCGACTCGGCCGAACAGTGGGAATCCCTGAAGGGACCAAGCGGCATCGACCGTCTTGACGAAGTGCGGCGCGGCCTGCGTGGACGGGCGACCGAAATGGCGTTCAACCGTCGCGTCAAGCGCGAGAACGAGGCGATCGAAGAAATTAACAGGCAGCTGACCGAATGGCGCGGTTGGCGGGTGCGCCTAAATCGTCTGAGGGAGTCGGCCGACGCCTCGGGGGCGCTGCCGGCGCCCGAATTCGACAAACGCCTCGACGAATTGACCGCCGCGGTCGCCAAATTAGACCCGACCTTGGCGGTCCGGCCCGATGTGACCCAGAGCGACCGGCTCGCCAGCCTCAAGGCGGCGCTCGACGCCCTGCGGCAAGACACGGTGCCGCGTCGCGCCGTCATGGACGCCCTGGCGGACGTTCCCGAGCGATATTCCGCCCATGCGGAGGCGGCCAATCCGGAGGCGGAGCCCCTCGTCTCCGCTGGCAAGGCAAAGGCTCAGGCGGAAGACGCCCTCACCGAGGCGGAGGCGGCGGCCAGCGAAGCGCGCGAACTCGGATCGACCGCAGCGGCGACGGTCGCAGACCGGGATGCAGACCTCCGTGCTCTGGAGACGGCGCGCGCCGACATCGAGCTAGCGGCGCGCGCGGAGGCCGATGCGGTTCGGCTTGAGGACGAGCGGCAAAGCCTCGACACCGAACTGACCCGACTACAGGCGGAGCTTCAGGCCTTGGACGTCGAGCTGACCGCGATCCGGCAACGCGCGGCCGCCCTGGCAGGATTGGAAGCCGCCGCTAAGGCGGCTGCCGCTATTGCAACCTTGGCCCGCCAGCTTCCCAGCCTCCGCGACCAAGCCGCGGCCAGCGCGGACGCCCGCGCCGAAGCCGACCGCAACGCCGAGGGAGCGCGCGCGAACCTGACGACGCTAACGGTGGATCGGGATCGCCTGGCGCCGGAATTGGAGAGTGCGCGATCCGCCCTTACATCGGCGCGGGAGCGGGCCTCGGTCGTGGCCGCGGCGGTAGCCCAGATCGCCAGCCATCTGCACGACGACGACGTCGAATGCCCGGTCTGCCGCTCTGCCTTCGAACCTGGCGGATTGCGCCTGGTCGCGCAGGAGGCCTCGCGTGCGCAAGACGCCCTGCTGGCGGCAGCAGAGGCGCGGCACGCCGGATTGGCGCAGCAACTTGAGGACGCCAACCAAGGCATCGTCTCGGCGGAGGCGGTCCTACGGGTGGCGGAAGAGGCGCGTACGCGCGCTGAAGCCGATTCATTGGCGGTGGCGGCGTTGGAGGCGCGGATTCGCGCGGCGCTGCCGGACTCGGGGGATTTGATCGCCGGCGCAGCCCATGCGGAGCAGCGCACCACAGCGAGCTTGGCGGGCGGCCGTGCTGTCGCCGCCGACGACGCGGCGCGACAAGCGACCGCGGTGGCGCGGCGGGACGATCTTCGCCGGGACATTCCATTGCTCAGCCAGCGGGTGGCGGCCCACCGTGATCAGATCGCCGCGCGACGCGCCGCCGCGCGAAGCGCCGGCGAGCGTCTCAGCGCGGCGGGCTATTCGGGCGTAGGTTTCGAGGAAATCGACCGACGCCTTGTCGCGGCTCGCGTTGCCCAGGCCACGGCGGAGACAGCCCACCTGCAGGCGGAGACCAAGGCGCGCGAGGCGGCCGAGGCGGAGGCGCTGACGCGAACGCGCCGGGACGCCGCGCAGGATGCGCTTCGCCGTCTGGTCGCTGCGCGAGAAGCAGCGGCGCAGACGCTGAACGCACTTGCGATCCGCTGGCAGCGGGCGGGTCTCCCTGATGCCCCGAACGCCACGGCCCTCGAATCCGCGCTATCGGCGCTCGCGGAGACAATGCGCGACATAGACCGCCTCGAAGGCGAGCGCGCGTTGCTCGTCGCGGCCTATGAGGTGACCGTGCGCGATCAAGAGATCGAGACGCTGGTTGCGGACATGGAGAAACTCGGCGGGCCGGGTACGGCAGACGCGCCCGGTGGTCATGAAACATCGTTGGGAAGTCAGTTGAAGGCAGCGCAAGACGCCCTCACCCTGACACAATCGACGCACACCGCGGTGACGGCGTTCGCCGACAAGCTACGCGACGAAGCCACCAGCTTCTCTACGAAATTCCTGACGCCGCTTAACGGCCTCATCGACGACTTCAACGAGGCGCTGCTGAGCACGCCGGGCGAGTCCGTCCGCCTCAACGCCGCCTACCACAAGGATCGCACCCAATTCGACATGGGCCTGCACTATCGGGATCCGCTGGACGATGCGATCTACGACACGGGCCTGCCGCCGCAAGTCGTCCTAAGCGAAGGCCAGTTGGCGGCGAATGGGTTCAGCATCCTCTGCGCCGCGAGCACGGCATACCCCTGGTCGCGGTGGCGCGCCCTGCTTCTGGACGATCCGTTGCAGCACAACGACATCATTCACGCGGCCGCCTTCGTTGATCTCATGCGAAACTTGGTGGAGCTGCAAAACTATCAGCTCATCATGTCGAGCCATGATCGGGGGGAAGCGGAGTTCATCCGTCGCAAGTTCGATGCGGCCGGTCTTCCCTGTTCTGTGATTGCGCTCACAGCCCCTTCGAAATCCGGCGTGCGCTACCTACCGCCCCATCATAATAGCGCGGCCCGAGATGTTTTGGCGGATTCTCTTGCACGCTCCGCCTAG
- a CDS encoding ABC-three component system middle component 1, protein MDPQTPSPAETTLSDLHARLVAAAQTLGLPAAEAPHLTSNVFLGGEGSEAARLKVGDLPHPTRALQLGRYNVLLTMLPEQPSLEAVNEALRRFRNQCVVARSYLSTYEALDLQGILVGPRGSEPMDDWRPLALLLERDDRVARKFVWLRPANQAADDASFADLIKRTFLARPWVNDATFTMAALDNLNRAAAMWDTSVPRDTVDEWVKLSLAPREDADTLVQGLVDTWARRGQS, encoded by the coding sequence ATGGATCCCCAGACACCCAGCCCGGCTGAGACGACGCTTAGCGATCTGCATGCGCGATTGGTGGCGGCTGCACAGACCCTTGGCTTGCCGGCAGCGGAGGCTCCGCACCTGACGAGCAACGTGTTCCTGGGCGGCGAAGGCAGCGAAGCAGCGCGGCTCAAGGTCGGCGACCTTCCGCATCCGACCCGAGCGCTGCAGCTCGGGCGTTATAATGTTCTCCTAACGATGTTGCCGGAACAGCCCAGCCTGGAGGCGGTTAATGAAGCGCTGCGGCGTTTCCGTAACCAGTGCGTCGTCGCCCGTTCGTATCTTTCCACATACGAAGCCCTCGACCTGCAGGGCATCCTAGTTGGGCCTCGGGGCAGCGAGCCCATGGACGACTGGCGACCGCTCGCCCTTCTGCTGGAGCGGGACGATCGTGTGGCGCGCAAGTTCGTATGGCTGCGTCCGGCCAACCAGGCCGCGGACGACGCGAGCTTCGCCGATCTGATCAAGCGAACCTTCCTTGCGCGACCGTGGGTCAACGACGCGACCTTCACGATGGCGGCGCTCGACAATCTCAACCGTGCCGCTGCGATGTGGGACACATCGGTGCCGCGCGACACAGTGGACGAATGGGTGAAGCTCAGCCTTGCGCCGCGCGAGGATGCCGACACGCTCGTCCAAGGCCTCGTCGACACCTGGGCGCGGAGGGGGCAGTCGTGA
- a CDS encoding ABC-three component system protein, whose translation MNTYRPAASFAIRNGCQPMGRSTLQPFDIIEGAQSPVHPKVFVIGAFDSRITFYSQQVRALALVHALQNQGFLRDGMRIGVVGGGAAGLTAAAAVALISDATVDLYERADEVLPLQRATQRRRLDPHIYGWPDVGSDDPTADLPLLDWTAGSAQDVRRDVKQEFEAVVEAVAPRLRVNLRHGVTAARVAGAALQLDFRRDPRPGEAPAADAQVPGQATFDLLLLAFGFGLESAQQVSGVPTASYWSDAGVPVAEFEGRATPRFLISGNGDGGLIDLVAAASAHFDHAGMIREIVRQPNIQVIFERLEAIDARARAAFVLGDGFDFLGVYEGEILADLQAMGLVDLVASRLRPGVRLTLQTLRPEAFSIETATLNRVAAYLIIWACQAGGQTEFMHLHGDDLAPVAAPAAPPYAAPLWFTCSDQTFGVDAAIVRRGPGRSAARQPFSDVLGDFDAAHKGWLRLHGDGTIVPELSGTARDVFTAAARGIGLPPAAHVQRSLIARQPKLVRVQPAGANLRWSGDLAPDAIGAIWDTGANAADIYVPAVPAELGPVAAALVRLALHASHATLVADVGDWRGFADALTSASAHAEHLTPLTIQAAAMGGAARNPQNSGDVALAQTLHRALDRWMLDAIHRALSAYIVAARDQGNLVGFRAAADLRARMGQLWDGWRAKFHAEPALLDRFLRLLVCAEDDDDRIDEARVVVGPRKLLMVVRATAAALAVAAAWQDTAPRGERPGNLLRPMAAGNPWHGHACAAELIRREPMAIAAASFIWRTHFVVLSQLSTPLIIETRAAAGLADVDVGQPSLAEMDGAQRIILTLDAEFRSAAESSLPALTALLASVEADHFMRLRAAVEEEDA comes from the coding sequence ATGAACACCTATCGGCCGGCCGCAAGCTTCGCTATAAGAAATGGTTGCCAGCCTATGGGGAGGTCTACGCTGCAACCCTTTGACATCATTGAAGGCGCGCAGTCTCCGGTCCATCCCAAGGTGTTTGTCATTGGCGCCTTCGACAGCCGGATCACCTTCTATTCGCAGCAGGTGCGCGCCCTCGCGCTCGTTCACGCGCTTCAAAACCAAGGATTTCTGCGCGACGGGATGCGCATCGGCGTTGTCGGCGGCGGCGCGGCCGGACTGACGGCCGCCGCCGCGGTGGCTCTGATCTCGGACGCGACCGTCGATCTGTACGAGCGCGCCGACGAAGTTCTTCCCTTGCAGCGCGCCACGCAGAGGCGGCGGCTTGACCCCCATATCTATGGTTGGCCCGATGTCGGGAGCGACGATCCGACCGCGGATTTGCCGTTGCTCGATTGGACCGCTGGTTCGGCGCAGGATGTGCGGCGTGACGTCAAGCAGGAATTCGAAGCGGTCGTCGAAGCCGTTGCGCCACGGCTGCGGGTCAACCTGCGCCATGGAGTGACCGCCGCGCGCGTTGCCGGAGCTGCGCTGCAACTCGACTTCCGCCGCGACCCGCGACCTGGCGAGGCGCCGGCGGCGGACGCCCAAGTTCCCGGCCAGGCGACCTTCGACCTGCTCTTGCTGGCGTTTGGCTTCGGCCTGGAGTCGGCGCAACAGGTCAGTGGGGTGCCGACGGCGAGCTATTGGAGCGACGCCGGCGTCCCGGTCGCGGAATTCGAAGGTCGGGCCACACCTCGCTTTCTGATCAGCGGCAACGGCGACGGGGGTCTGATCGACCTCGTAGCGGCCGCAAGCGCCCACTTCGATCACGCCGGCATGATCCGGGAAATCGTGCGGCAGCCGAACATCCAGGTGATCTTCGAGCGGCTCGAGGCGATCGATGCGCGGGCGCGCGCGGCCTTCGTCCTGGGCGACGGCTTCGATTTCCTGGGCGTTTATGAGGGCGAGATCCTCGCCGACCTGCAGGCGATGGGTCTCGTCGACCTGGTCGCGAGCAGGCTCCGCCCCGGCGTCCGGCTGACCTTGCAGACGTTGAGGCCGGAAGCGTTCTCGATCGAGACGGCGACGCTCAATCGGGTCGCCGCCTATCTCATCATCTGGGCTTGCCAGGCCGGGGGGCAGACGGAATTCATGCATCTGCACGGCGACGATCTGGCGCCTGTGGCTGCACCCGCCGCGCCGCCCTACGCGGCCCCTTTGTGGTTCACCTGCTCCGATCAGACGTTCGGCGTAGACGCCGCGATCGTTCGGCGCGGGCCGGGCCGGTCGGCGGCCCGGCAGCCCTTTTCGGATGTATTGGGGGATTTCGACGCGGCCCATAAGGGTTGGCTCCGCCTTCACGGCGACGGCACCATTGTGCCGGAACTGTCCGGCACCGCGCGGGACGTCTTTACCGCCGCTGCGCGAGGGATCGGCCTGCCGCCGGCTGCGCACGTGCAACGCTCCTTGATCGCTCGGCAGCCAAAGCTCGTCCGCGTGCAGCCCGCGGGCGCCAACCTGCGCTGGTCGGGCGATCTCGCGCCAGATGCGATCGGCGCGATTTGGGACACGGGCGCCAACGCCGCGGATATTTATGTCCCGGCTGTCCCAGCTGAGCTCGGGCCGGTCGCGGCAGCGCTCGTGCGCCTCGCCCTCCACGCCAGTCACGCGACGCTGGTCGCGGATGTGGGCGACTGGCGAGGGTTTGCCGACGCGCTCACCAGCGCCTCAGCGCACGCCGAGCATCTCACGCCGCTGACGATCCAGGCAGCCGCAATGGGCGGAGCGGCCCGAAATCCGCAGAACAGCGGGGACGTGGCGCTCGCCCAGACGCTGCACCGGGCGTTGGATCGCTGGATGCTGGACGCCATTCACCGCGCCCTGAGCGCATACATTGTTGCGGCCCGGGATCAGGGAAACTTGGTCGGCTTTCGCGCCGCGGCCGATCTGCGCGCCCGAATGGGCCAGCTCTGGGACGGCTGGCGGGCCAAGTTCCATGCGGAGCCGGCACTGCTCGATCGCTTCCTGCGCCTTCTGGTCTGCGCCGAGGATGATGACGACCGCATCGACGAAGCGCGCGTCGTCGTCGGCCCACGAAAGCTGTTGATGGTGGTCCGGGCTACCGCTGCGGCGCTCGCGGTGGCGGCGGCCTGGCAGGACACAGCGCCGCGAGGCGAGCGCCCGGGCAATCTCCTGCGCCCGATGGCGGCCGGGAACCCCTGGCATGGCCACGCCTGCGCTGCCGAACTTATCCGGCGAGAGCCAATGGCAATCGCTGCTGCCAGCTTTATCTGGCGAACGCATTTCGTCGTGCTCTCGCAGTTGAGCACGCCGCTGATCATTGAAACGCGAGCCGCAGCGGGATTGGCCGATGTTGATGTTGGCCAACCGAGCCTTGCGGAGATGGATGGGGCTCAGCGCATCATTCTGACACTCGATGCCGAATTCCGCTCAGCGGCTGAGAGCAGCTTGCCAGCCCTCACCGCGCTGCTAGCCTCGGTCGAGGCCGACCACTTTATGCGATTGCGAGCTGCGGTGGAGGAGGAGGACGCCTGA